The proteins below come from a single Stutzerimonas stutzeri RCH2 genomic window:
- a CDS encoding YaiI/YqxD family protein: MRVWIDADACPRAAKDQVIKFALKRKFEVLLVAGQSQVKPAFACVRLIVVPSGPDAADDYLVDHAEPGDLVICSDVPLADRLVKKGVAALDPRGREFDERNMGERLAVRNLFTDLRDQGQMGGGQAAYSERDRQAFANALDRLLTQLSRGR, translated from the coding sequence ATGCGCGTCTGGATCGACGCTGATGCCTGTCCGCGGGCGGCGAAGGATCAGGTGATCAAGTTCGCGCTCAAGCGCAAGTTCGAGGTGCTGCTGGTCGCCGGGCAGAGTCAGGTCAAGCCGGCGTTCGCCTGCGTGCGTCTAATCGTGGTGCCGAGCGGTCCGGATGCGGCTGACGACTACCTGGTCGACCATGCCGAGCCTGGCGATCTGGTGATCTGCAGCGACGTTCCGCTGGCCGATCGACTGGTGAAGAAGGGCGTCGCGGCGTTGGACCCGCGCGGTCGCGAGTTCGACGAGCGCAACATGGGTGAACGCCTGGCAGTGCGCAATCTGTTCACCGACCTGCGTGACCAGGGCCAGATGGGTGGCGGCCAGGCGGCCTACAGCGAGCGCGATCGGCAGGCCTTCGCCAATGCACTGGACCGCTTGCTGACGCAGCTCTCCAGAGGCCGCTGA
- the ppk1 gene encoding polyphosphate kinase 1: protein MINQGLSEKDLQDAVVSEVLEPVVPEAVAVPSAPPEVIEEAPVAPVTNLDDSVLYIHRELSQLQFNIRVLEQALDESYPLLERLKFLLIFSSNLDEFFEIRVAGLKKRVTFAREQAGADGLQPHQALARISELVHEQVDRQYAILNDVLLPALAEHQIRFIRRRHWTAKLKTWVRRYFRDEIAPIVTPIGLDPTHPFPLLVNKSLNFIVELEGVDAFGRDSGLAIIPAPRLLPRVIRVPESVGGPGDNFVFLSSMIHAHADDLFHGMRVKGCYQFRLTRNADLSVDTEDVEDLARALRGELISRRYGDAVRLEVADTCPQHLADFLLKQFSLGESEMYRVNGPVNLTRLFSITGLDSHPELQYSPFTPSIPKLLQNSDKIFSVINKQDILLLHPFESFTPVVDLLREAAKDPCVLAIKQTLYRSGANSEIVDALVDAARSGKEVTAVIELRARFDEESNLQLASRLQQAGAVVIYGVVGYKTHAKMMLILRRENGELCRYAHLGTGNYHAANARLYTDYSLLTSDDALCEDVSKLFSQLIGMGKTMRMKKLLHAPFTLKKTLLDLIAQETQHAAEGRPAHIILKINALTDPKMIKALYKASQTGVRVDLIVRGMCCLRPGIAGVSHNIHVRSIIGRFLEHSRVFYFQNDGDEKLYLSSADWMERNLDRRVETCFPVEGKKLLMRVKKELEGFLSDNTQSWILQPDGSYLRNSPTGNQNPRNVQSTLLERLTGPQVAAR, encoded by the coding sequence ATGATCAACCAGGGACTCAGCGAAAAGGATCTGCAGGACGCCGTCGTCAGCGAGGTGCTGGAGCCGGTCGTGCCTGAAGCGGTGGCGGTGCCTTCCGCGCCGCCGGAAGTCATCGAGGAAGCGCCGGTCGCACCGGTGACCAATCTGGATGACAGCGTGCTGTACATCCATCGCGAGCTTTCCCAGCTGCAGTTCAACATCCGCGTGCTGGAACAGGCGCTGGACGAGTCCTATCCGCTGCTCGAGCGGCTGAAGTTCCTGCTGATCTTTTCCAGCAACCTCGATGAGTTCTTCGAGATTCGCGTCGCCGGGCTGAAGAAGCGCGTCACCTTCGCCCGCGAGCAGGCCGGCGCCGACGGCCTGCAGCCGCACCAGGCGCTGGCACGCATTTCCGAGCTGGTGCATGAACAGGTCGACCGCCAGTACGCGATCCTCAATGACGTGTTGCTGCCGGCACTGGCCGAGCATCAGATCCGCTTCATCCGGCGCCGGCACTGGACGGCCAAGCTCAAGACCTGGGTGCGCCGCTATTTCCGCGACGAGATCGCGCCGATCGTCACGCCGATCGGCCTGGACCCGACCCATCCGTTCCCGCTGCTGGTGAACAAGAGCCTGAACTTCATCGTCGAACTGGAAGGTGTCGATGCCTTCGGTCGCGACTCCGGTCTGGCCATCATCCCGGCGCCACGGCTGCTGCCGCGGGTGATTCGTGTGCCGGAGTCGGTCGGTGGTCCGGGCGACAACTTCGTCTTCCTCTCATCGATGATCCACGCCCACGCCGACGACCTGTTCCACGGCATGCGCGTCAAGGGCTGCTACCAGTTCCGCCTCACCCGTAACGCCGACCTCTCGGTGGACACTGAGGACGTCGAGGACCTGGCCCGCGCGTTACGCGGCGAGCTGATCTCCCGGCGTTACGGTGATGCTGTGCGTCTCGAGGTGGCCGACACCTGCCCGCAGCATCTGGCCGACTTCCTGCTCAAGCAGTTCAGCCTCGGCGAGAGCGAGATGTACCGGGTCAACGGCCCGGTCAACCTGACCCGGCTGTTCAGCATCACCGGCCTGGACAGCCACCCGGAGCTGCAATACAGCCCGTTCACCCCGTCGATTCCGAAGCTGCTACAGAACAGCGACAAGATCTTCAGTGTGATCAACAAGCAGGACATCCTGCTGCTGCACCCCTTCGAGTCCTTCACGCCGGTGGTCGACCTGCTGCGCGAGGCGGCGAAGGACCCGTGCGTGCTGGCGATCAAGCAGACGCTGTACCGCTCCGGCGCCAATTCGGAAATCGTCGATGCGCTGGTCGATGCGGCCCGTAGCGGCAAGGAAGTCACTGCGGTGATCGAGCTGCGAGCGCGTTTCGACGAGGAGTCCAACCTGCAGCTCGCCAGCCGCCTGCAACAGGCCGGTGCGGTGGTGATCTACGGCGTGGTCGGCTACAAGACCCACGCCAAGATGATGCTGATCCTGCGCCGCGAAAACGGCGAGCTGTGCCGCTACGCGCATCTGGGCACCGGCAATTACCACGCAGCCAACGCCAGGCTGTACACCGACTACAGCCTGCTGACTTCGGATGACGCGCTGTGCGAGGACGTTTCCAAACTGTTCAGTCAGCTGATCGGCATGGGCAAGACCATGCGCATGAAGAAGCTGCTGCATGCGCCGTTCACGCTGAAGAAGACGCTGCTCGACCTGATCGCGCAAGAGACGCAGCACGCTGCCGAGGGGCGGCCGGCGCATATCATCCTGAAGATCAACGCGCTGACCGACCCGAAGATGATCAAGGCGCTGTACAAGGCCAGCCAGACGGGCGTGCGCGTCGATCTCATCGTGCGTGGCATGTGCTGCCTGCGCCCGGGCATCGCCGGGGTCTCGCACAATATCCATGTGCGCTCGATCATCGGCCGCTTCCTCGAGCACAGCCGGGTGTTCTACTTCCAGAACGATGGCGACGAGAAGCTCTACCTCTCCAGTGCCGACTGGATGGAGCGCAACCTCGATCGTCGGGTGGAGACCTGTTTTCCGGTGGAGGGCAAGAAGCTGTTGATGCGGGTGAAGAAGGAGCTGGAAGGCTTCCTCAGCGACAACACCCAGAGCTGGATCCTGCAGCCGGACGGCAGCTACCTGCGCAACAGCCCCACCGGCAATCAGAACCCGCGCAATGTGCAGAGCACCTTGCTCGAGCGCCTCACCGGCCCGCAGGTCGCGGCGCGCTGA
- the elbB gene encoding isoprenoid biosynthesis glyoxalase ElbB: MNKKVAVILSGCGVYDGSEIYESVITLLRLDQRGVKVQCFAPNIPQMHVINHLSGDEMPESRNVLTESARLARGEIKDLREARAEDFDALIIPGGFGAAKNLSTFATEGAASKALPEVIALAQAFAEARKPIGMMCIAPTMAAQIFGAGVVCTLGSDDADAAKAVGQMGAEHQACEVSDIVVDDKHRLVTTPAYMLAQSISEAASGIYKLVDRVLEMTTES, from the coding sequence ATGAACAAGAAAGTCGCCGTGATCCTATCCGGCTGTGGCGTCTACGACGGCTCGGAGATCTATGAGAGCGTCATCACGCTGTTGCGCCTGGACCAGCGTGGCGTCAAGGTGCAGTGCTTCGCACCGAACATCCCGCAGATGCACGTGATCAATCACCTGAGCGGCGACGAGATGCCGGAATCGCGCAACGTGTTGACCGAATCGGCCCGCCTGGCCCGTGGCGAAATCAAGGACCTGCGCGAAGCCCGCGCCGAGGATTTCGATGCATTGATCATCCCCGGCGGCTTTGGCGCCGCGAAGAACCTGTCGACCTTTGCCACCGAAGGCGCCGCCAGCAAGGCGCTGCCTGAAGTGATCGCACTGGCCCAGGCCTTCGCCGAAGCGCGCAAGCCAATCGGCATGATGTGCATCGCACCGACCATGGCCGCGCAGATTTTCGGGGCCGGCGTGGTCTGCACCTTGGGCAGCGACGACGCCGATGCGGCCAAGGCGGTCGGCCAGATGGGCGCCGAGCATCAGGCATGCGAAGTCAGCGATATCGTCGTGGATGACAAGCACCGACTGGTCACCACCCCGGCATACATGCTGGCGCAGTCCATCAGCGAGGCCGCATCGGGCATCTACAAGCTGGTCGATCGCGTTCTGGAAATGACCACCGAGAGCTGA
- the hemB gene encoding porphobilinogen synthase, with protein MSFVPASRLFPATRLRRNRRDDFSRRLVRENVLTVDDLILPVFVLDGENRREAVPSMPGVERLSIDLLLEEAEELVALGIPALALFPVTPLEKKSLDAAEAWNPDGIAQRATRALRARFPELGIITDVALDPFTTHGQDGILDDNGYVQNDVTVDALVRQALSHAEAGAQVVAPSDMMDGRIQAIREALEVAEHHNVRIMAYSAKYASAYYGPFRDAVGSAANLGKSNKNTYQMDPANGDEALHEVAADLAEGADMVMVKPGLPYLDIVWRVKDAFKAPTFVYQVSGEYAMHMAAIQNGWLSEAVILESLVGFKRAGADGILTYFAKQAAQQLKRGQ; from the coding sequence GTGAGTTTCGTTCCTGCCAGCCGGTTGTTCCCTGCTACTCGCCTGCGTCGCAACCGTCGCGATGATTTTTCCCGCCGCTTGGTGCGCGAGAACGTGCTGACGGTCGATGACCTGATCCTGCCGGTGTTCGTGCTCGATGGCGAAAATCGCCGTGAGGCGGTGCCGTCGATGCCGGGAGTGGAGCGCCTGTCCATCGACCTGCTGCTCGAGGAAGCCGAGGAGCTGGTGGCGCTGGGCATTCCGGCGCTGGCGCTGTTCCCGGTGACGCCGCTGGAGAAGAAATCCCTGGATGCCGCCGAAGCCTGGAACCCCGACGGCATCGCCCAGCGTGCCACTCGCGCGCTGCGTGCGCGCTTCCCGGAGCTGGGGATCATCACCGACGTCGCGCTCGATCCCTTCACCACCCATGGCCAGGACGGCATCCTCGACGACAACGGCTACGTGCAGAACGATGTCACGGTCGACGCGCTGGTCCGCCAGGCGCTGTCCCACGCCGAAGCCGGTGCCCAGGTGGTCGCACCGTCAGACATGATGGACGGTCGCATCCAGGCGATCCGCGAGGCGCTGGAAGTGGCCGAGCATCACAACGTGCGCATCATGGCCTACTCGGCCAAGTACGCCAGTGCCTACTACGGCCCGTTCCGCGATGCGGTCGGTTCGGCGGCCAACCTCGGCAAGAGCAACAAGAACACCTACCAGATGGACCCGGCCAACGGCGACGAGGCCCTGCATGAAGTCGCCGCCGACCTGGCCGAGGGCGCGGACATGGTGATGGTCAAGCCCGGCCTGCCTTATCTGGATATCGTCTGGCGCGTGAAGGATGCCTTCAAGGCGCCGACCTTCGTCTATCAGGTCAGTGGTGAGTATGCGATGCACATGGCCGCCATCCAGAACGGCTGGCTGAGCGAGGCCGTCATCCTTGAGTCTTTGGTCGGCTTCAAGCGGGCCGGGGCCGATGGCATCCTCACTTACTTCGCCAAACAGGCGGCACAACAATTAAAACGGGGCCAGTGA
- a CDS encoding thioesterase family protein, whose amino-acid sequence MNQDDELLAEQAQAVRQMFERIPFNQALGIELDEISTSRVVMHLPMKPELVGNFVHGILHGGVIASLLDVAGGAMAMLGAFDKHRHLTTQERAARLSRLGTIDLRIDYLRPGRGTRFIASAMLLRSGNKVAVVRSELHNETGVLVAVGTGTYLCG is encoded by the coding sequence ATGAATCAAGACGATGAACTGCTCGCCGAGCAGGCCCAGGCGGTACGCCAGATGTTCGAACGCATCCCGTTCAATCAGGCACTGGGCATCGAACTCGACGAAATCTCCACTAGCCGGGTGGTGATGCACCTGCCGATGAAGCCCGAGCTGGTAGGCAATTTTGTCCACGGCATCCTCCACGGCGGGGTCATCGCCTCGCTGCTGGACGTCGCCGGCGGGGCCATGGCGATGCTCGGCGCCTTCGACAAGCATCGTCACCTGACCACGCAGGAGCGCGCCGCGCGACTATCCCGGCTGGGCACCATCGACCTGCGCATCGATTACCTGCGGCCAGGCCGCGGCACGCGCTTCATTGCCAGCGCCATGTTGCTGCGCTCGGGCAACAAGGTCGCAGTGGTGCGCTCGGAGTTGCATAACGAAACCGGTGTGCTGGTAGCCGTAGGCACCGGGACCTACCTCTGCGGCTGA